The following proteins are co-located in the Vallicoccus soli genome:
- a CDS encoding PfkB family carbohydrate kinase, which yields MSAAEVVVVGQVARDLVVRASRLPGPDGSAPARREWEGLGGKGANQAVACRRLGASAALVGVVGDDDAGARALRTAGRDGVDVSGVVVRPAAATALLLDVVEEDGTRRLLEDAPDEVLVRPEDVRASAGALAAARWVLLQLQTPADAAYAALEALGPAAPGAPCLLADGAPGDDGLREALLRRADVLRADAHEAELLVGRELPDVGAVEEAARELVAAGPRVVALGAGPEGNVVAWERGCLRIPLLDVDVVDKTGGGDSYVAALAVALLRGDPVEDAAWRASAAASLAVSVAGGRPRYDAAAVTDLVRDRRR from the coding sequence GTGAGCGCGGCCGAGGTCGTCGTCGTGGGGCAGGTCGCCCGCGACCTGGTGGTGCGCGCGTCGCGCCTGCCCGGCCCCGACGGGTCGGCGCCGGCCCGACGGGAGTGGGAGGGCCTCGGCGGCAAGGGCGCGAACCAGGCCGTGGCGTGCCGCCGGCTCGGCGCCTCCGCCGCGCTCGTCGGCGTGGTCGGCGACGACGACGCCGGCGCGCGGGCGCTGCGCACGGCGGGCCGGGACGGCGTGGACGTGTCGGGCGTCGTGGTGCGCCCCGCAGCCGCCACCGCGCTGCTGCTCGACGTCGTCGAGGAGGACGGCACCCGCCGGCTGCTGGAGGACGCGCCGGACGAGGTGCTCGTACGACCCGAGGACGTCAGGGCGTCGGCGGGTGCGCTCGCCGCCGCGCGGTGGGTCCTGCTCCAGCTGCAGACCCCCGCGGACGCCGCGTACGCCGCCCTCGAGGCCCTCGGCCCCGCCGCTCCGGGCGCTCCGTGCCTGCTGGCCGACGGCGCGCCGGGGGACGACGGCCTGCGCGAGGCGCTGCTGCGCCGGGCGGACGTGCTGCGCGCCGACGCGCACGAGGCCGAGCTTCTCGTGGGGCGCGAGCTGCCCGACGTCGGGGCCGTCGAGGAAGCCGCCCGCGAGCTCGTCGCCGCCGGCCCGCGGGTCGTGGCCCTTGGCGCGGGGCCCGAGGGCAACGTCGTGGCGTGGGAACGCGGTTGCCTGCGCATCCCCCTGCTCGACGTGGACGTCGTCGACAAGACCGGCGGCGGGGACTCGTACGTCGCCGCCCTCGCCGTCGCCCTGCTCAGGGGCGACCCGGTGGAGGACGCGGCCTGGCGGGCCTCGGCCGCCGCCTCGCTCGCGGTGTCCGTCGCGGGCGGGCGGCCCCGCTACGACGCGGCGGCGGTCACGGACCTCGTCCGCGACCGCCGCCGGTGA
- a CDS encoding copper chaperone PCu(A)C, whose translation MTGGRRTALRAATGALAALAVAGCGAGTWGQEQESASTTPDVAEVDDDRGVLLRGAYLQEPPDGARAWAEGSDVAVQGRLLNEAAARDAVLSASSPAAAGVDLVDPSGAVVGSLPLPPGEPVDLRPGGPTLVLRDVQRELPEGEQVQLTLVLREAGELPATLQVLIEDPAAG comes from the coding sequence ATGACCGGTGGACGACGCACGGCGCTGCGCGCCGCGACGGGGGCGCTCGCCGCCCTGGCCGTCGCGGGCTGCGGCGCGGGGACCTGGGGGCAGGAGCAGGAGAGCGCCTCGACCACGCCCGACGTGGCCGAGGTCGACGACGACCGGGGGGTGCTGCTGCGCGGGGCGTACCTGCAGGAGCCGCCGGACGGCGCGCGGGCGTGGGCGGAGGGCAGCGACGTGGCGGTGCAGGGCCGGCTGCTCAACGAGGCCGCGGCCCGCGACGCCGTGCTGTCCGCCTCCTCGCCGGCGGCGGCGGGCGTCGACCTCGTCGACCCGTCCGGCGCGGTCGTCGGCTCGCTCCCGCTGCCGCCGGGCGAGCCGGTCGACCTGCGTCCCGGCGGCCCGACGCTGGTGCTCCGCGACGTGCAGCGGGAGCTGCCCGAGGGCGAGCAGGTCCAGCTCACGCTCGTGCTGCGCGAGGCCGGCGAGCTGCCCGCGACCCTCCAGGTGCTCATCGAGGACCCGGCGGCCGGCTGA
- a CDS encoding NADH-quinone oxidoreductase subunit A, with translation MGEYAGALGLLLVALAGVGGLYLVHRATALRPDAVEALPFLSGWEPEQHALSRFHVRWYPATLVFLAFDVEMLFMYPWAVVVAEVGASAVVEMFLFLGVLFVPVVWAWREGALRWV, from the coding sequence ATGGGCGAGTACGCGGGTGCCCTCGGCCTCCTCCTCGTGGCGCTGGCCGGGGTCGGCGGGCTCTACCTCGTGCACCGTGCCACCGCGCTGCGCCCGGACGCCGTCGAGGCGCTGCCGTTCCTGTCCGGCTGGGAGCCGGAGCAGCACGCGCTGTCCCGCTTCCACGTGCGCTGGTACCCCGCGACGCTCGTCTTCCTGGCCTTCGACGTGGAGATGCTCTTCATGTACCCGTGGGCCGTGGTGGTCGCGGAGGTCGGCGCGTCCGCCGTCGTCGAGATGTTCCTCTTCCTCGGCGTCCTGTTCGTCCCCGTGGTGTGGGCCTGGCGCGAGGGGGCGCTGCGGTGGGTCTGA
- a CDS encoding NADH-quinone oxidoreductase subunit H, translated as MAEAAVETAAAPWALLAAVLLGALALGAACLDGVLAACAEGVPARVGLRAPVARTAALLRQRRRTTVAADGLLQRAGGGGLVVAALLMVAVVPLGGHALADLPAGVVWFNAMDVLVWALVWLAGWGGDSALALVGGYRFLAQALAYELPLMFALTAPAVAAGSLRVADVAAAQDGLWHVVWMPVAFAVYCAGVVAFSVQGPFAPPAGLDLAGGVLTEASGADRLLLQAGRYALLAAGAAFAVPLFLGGGAGPLLPGWAWVLLKAGLLLAALVVLRRRVPAVRPDRFLEAGWLVLLPAVLLQLLVVAVVVVGRG; from the coding sequence GTGGCTGAGGCGGCGGTGGAGACGGCCGCGGCGCCGTGGGCGCTGCTGGCGGCCGTGCTGCTGGGCGCGCTGGCGCTCGGGGCCGCGTGCCTCGACGGCGTCCTCGCGGCGTGCGCCGAGGGGGTCCCGGCACGGGTGGGGCTGCGCGCCCCCGTGGCGCGCACGGCCGCGCTGCTGCGCCAGCGCCGGCGCACGACCGTGGCGGCGGACGGGCTGCTGCAGCGGGCCGGTGGCGGCGGCCTCGTCGTCGCCGCCCTGCTCATGGTCGCGGTCGTCCCGCTGGGCGGGCACGCCCTCGCCGACCTCCCCGCCGGCGTCGTGTGGTTCAACGCGATGGACGTCCTCGTCTGGGCGCTCGTCTGGCTGGCCGGCTGGGGCGGGGACTCCGCCCTGGCCCTCGTCGGCGGCTACCGCTTCCTCGCCCAGGCCCTCGCGTACGAGCTCCCGCTCATGTTCGCCCTCACGGCCCCGGCGGTCGCCGCGGGCAGCCTCCGGGTCGCCGACGTGGCCGCGGCCCAGGACGGGCTGTGGCACGTGGTGTGGATGCCGGTCGCCTTCGCGGTGTACTGCGCCGGCGTCGTCGCCTTCAGCGTGCAGGGGCCCTTCGCGCCGCCGGCCGGCCTCGACCTCGCGGGGGGCGTCCTCACCGAGGCCTCCGGCGCCGACCGGCTCCTGCTGCAGGCCGGTCGGTACGCCCTGCTCGCCGCGGGGGCGGCGTTCGCGGTGCCGCTCTTCCTCGGCGGCGGCGCGGGGCCGCTGCTCCCGGGCTGGGCCTGGGTCCTGCTCAAGGCAGGGCTGCTGCTCGCCGCCCTCGTCGTCCTGCGCCGCCGCGTCCCGGCGGTGCGCCCCGACCGCTTCCTCGAGGCGGGCTGGCTGGTGCTCCTGCCCGCCGTGCTGCTGCAGCTGCTCGTCGTCGCCGTCGTCGTCGTGGGGAGGGGCTGA
- a CDS encoding NADH-quinone oxidoreductase subunit J, with amino-acid sequence MSVPTDLGAAVGVAFWGLAVVAVAAGVAVFRVDSMARATYALAVSFVAVGAALLLVGLDYVGLVVVLMMVMEMAVMGVYMVMLMGMNPALMPMSMVHSGRRAAVLAAGTFVVLAAGALLVPWPERRGAPAPDTVAALGTALMESTMLVMLVVSPVMVATIVAGVALAVPRGRYDRLGDDLRRRPADDPQPGGVGR; translated from the coding sequence CTGAGCGTGCCGACCGACCTGGGCGCCGCCGTGGGCGTCGCGTTCTGGGGGCTCGCCGTCGTGGCGGTCGCCGCCGGCGTCGCCGTCTTCCGCGTCGACTCGATGGCCCGGGCGACGTACGCGCTCGCGGTCTCGTTCGTCGCCGTCGGCGCGGCGCTGCTCCTCGTCGGGCTCGACTACGTCGGGCTCGTCGTCGTCCTCATGATGGTCATGGAGATGGCCGTCATGGGCGTCTACATGGTCATGCTCATGGGGATGAACCCGGCCCTCATGCCGATGAGCATGGTGCACTCGGGCCGGCGCGCGGCCGTGCTCGCCGCCGGGACCTTCGTCGTCCTCGCCGCCGGGGCGCTGCTCGTGCCCTGGCCCGAGCGCCGCGGCGCCCCCGCCCCCGACACGGTCGCCGCGCTCGGCACCGCGCTCATGGAGTCGACGATGCTCGTGATGCTCGTCGTCAGCCCGGTGATGGTCGCGACGATCGTGGCCGGCGTGGCGCTCGCCGTGCCGCGCGGGCGCTACGACCGGCTCGGCGACGACCTGCGCCGGCGCCCCGCGGACGACCCCCAGCCGGGCGGGGTGGGCCGGTGA
- a CDS encoding NADH-quinone oxidoreductase subunit NuoK → MTLEAVLVVAAALVAVGLYGALSQQVVVMVMMGLELMLNGVILAAGAVWWFLAPDPTGQVLLLVVVAAMTVEMAMGFAVATLLHRSRGTDMTDMAADLRR, encoded by the coding sequence GTGACCCTCGAGGCCGTGCTCGTCGTGGCCGCCGCGCTCGTCGCCGTGGGCCTCTACGGCGCGCTGTCGCAGCAGGTCGTCGTCATGGTGATGATGGGCCTCGAGCTCATGCTCAACGGCGTCATCCTCGCCGCGGGGGCGGTGTGGTGGTTCCTCGCGCCCGACCCGACCGGGCAGGTGCTGCTCCTCGTCGTCGTCGCCGCCATGACCGTGGAGATGGCCATGGGGTTCGCCGTGGCCACGCTGCTGCACCGCTCCCGCGGCACGGACATGACCGACATGGCCGCGGACCTGCGGCGGTGA
- a CDS encoding proton-conducting transporter membrane subunit, protein MSALPLWGLVLLPAVAGAALALAGPRAERVAVPVSLVTATATAVLAGVAAVQRPSLSVPFVAGAPFALAVDALAALVLPAVAVVTLLVLVFAAGDVHASRARFHGLVLLFAAAVGVTATATTLPALLLAWEVMGATSYALIGFPWSDRAHVAGGEAAFVTTRTADLGLYAAAAAGLAGGAGLRLDDLASADGAWQDLAAAGVLVAALGKAAQLPFSAWLSRAMLGPSPVSALLHSAAMVAMGGYLLLRAAPLLEATGWAATAAAWAGAATALLLGVVALAQRDLKQLLAASTAAQLGFVVLAAGLGAVAGGAAHLVAHAATKALLFLAAGAWLSALGTRRLEALRGAGRRWVLVGATAAVGALSLAGVAPLALWATKDAVLAAAREEAPALYAVGLAAAALSAAYAGKVLLVVWRPAPDGVEDGWDDERPGTRHVGRLEQAPLVVLALGAALLGALALPPAGDALRRALGGSTPAAGAAELALSAVLALAAVAAVARWGSPEPRWALDWLGLERATRAVAVRPVLALAEGLARFDDRVLDRAVHGGAGAALAAARALAGLDDRRVDGAVRAASRGGLLLGAAAARADTGGVDRAVEATAGGARRAGRLARRPQTGLLHEYYAQAAAVLAAGVLLLVLVR, encoded by the coding sequence GTGAGCGCTCTCCCGCTCTGGGGCCTCGTCCTGCTGCCGGCGGTCGCGGGGGCGGCGCTGGCGCTCGCCGGGCCGCGGGCCGAGCGGGTCGCCGTGCCCGTGTCGCTGGTGACGGCGACCGCCACGGCCGTGCTCGCCGGCGTCGCCGCGGTCCAGCGGCCGTCGCTGTCGGTGCCGTTCGTCGCGGGGGCGCCGTTCGCCCTCGCCGTCGACGCGCTCGCGGCCCTCGTGCTGCCGGCGGTGGCGGTGGTCACGCTCCTCGTGCTCGTCTTCGCGGCGGGGGACGTGCACGCCTCGCGGGCGCGGTTCCACGGCCTGGTGCTGCTCTTCGCCGCCGCGGTCGGCGTCACGGCGACCGCGACCACCCTGCCCGCGCTCCTGCTGGCGTGGGAGGTGATGGGGGCGACCTCGTACGCCCTCATCGGCTTCCCCTGGTCCGACCGGGCGCACGTCGCCGGCGGCGAGGCGGCGTTCGTCACGACCCGCACGGCCGACCTCGGCCTCTACGCCGCGGCGGCGGCCGGGCTGGCGGGCGGCGCGGGGCTGCGCCTCGACGACCTCGCGTCCGCCGACGGGGCCTGGCAGGACCTGGCGGCGGCGGGCGTCCTCGTCGCGGCGCTGGGCAAGGCGGCGCAGCTCCCGTTCTCCGCCTGGCTCTCGCGGGCCATGCTGGGGCCGAGCCCGGTGAGCGCCCTCCTGCACTCGGCGGCGATGGTCGCCATGGGCGGCTACCTGCTGCTGAGGGCCGCGCCCCTGCTGGAGGCGACGGGCTGGGCCGCGACCGCGGCGGCGTGGGCGGGTGCCGCGACGGCGCTGCTCCTCGGCGTCGTCGCGCTCGCCCAGCGGGACCTCAAGCAGCTGCTCGCGGCGTCCACCGCGGCGCAGCTCGGCTTCGTCGTCCTCGCGGCGGGCCTCGGCGCGGTGGCGGGCGGGGCGGCGCACCTCGTCGCCCACGCGGCCACCAAGGCGCTGCTGTTCCTCGCGGCGGGCGCCTGGCTCTCCGCCCTGGGCACGCGGCGCCTGGAGGCCCTGCGGGGTGCGGGGCGCCGGTGGGTGCTCGTCGGCGCGACGGCGGCGGTGGGCGCCCTCTCCCTCGCCGGGGTCGCGCCGCTCGCGCTCTGGGCGACGAAGGACGCGGTGCTCGCGGCCGCCCGGGAGGAGGCGCCCGCCCTGTACGCCGTCGGCCTGGCCGCCGCGGCCCTCTCGGCGGCGTACGCGGGCAAGGTCCTGCTCGTCGTGTGGCGGCCCGCTCCCGACGGCGTCGAGGACGGCTGGGACGACGAGCGCCCCGGGACGCGCCACGTCGGCCGCCTGGAGCAGGCGCCGCTGGTCGTGCTCGCGCTGGGGGCGGCGCTGCTCGGCGCGCTCGCGCTGCCGCCGGCCGGGGACGCGCTGCGCCGCGCCCTGGGCGGGTCGACGCCCGCCGCCGGCGCCGCCGAGCTGGCCCTGTCCGCGGTGCTGGCGCTGGCCGCCGTCGCCGCGGTGGCGCGGTGGGGCTCCCCGGAGCCGCGCTGGGCGCTCGACTGGCTGGGGCTCGAGCGGGCCACCCGGGCCGTCGCCGTGCGCCCCGTGCTGGCCCTCGCCGAGGGGCTGGCGCGGTTCGACGACCGCGTGCTCGACCGGGCGGTGCACGGCGGCGCGGGCGCGGCGCTCGCGGCCGCGCGGGCGCTCGCGGGCCTGGACGACCGCCGGGTGGACGGCGCCGTCCGGGCCGCGTCCCGGGGCGGCCTGCTGCTCGGGGCCGCGGCCGCGCGGGCGGACACCGGGGGCGTGGACCGGGCCGTCGAGGCGACCGCCGGGGGCGCGCGGCGGGCCGGGCGGCTCGCCCGCCGCCCGCAGACCGGCCTCCTGCACGAGTACTACGCCCAGGCCGCCGCGGTGCTCGCGGCCGGTGTCCTCCTCCTCGTCCTCGTGAGGTGA
- a CDS encoding complex I subunit 4 family protein, which yields MLSVLVVLPLVAAAVLAAAPALPDRAARRGWVAVSGVEVALVAALWLGYEDPGPRRLAHEEQVPWIPGVGSSYHVGVDGLSLPLLALTCVVFAACAVHALREERRPRVQAALMLFLQATCLGVFAAQDLVLFFVFFDLSIVGMDFLIAGWGHGDAARSALKFFLYTFLGSLALLLGFIGLYAASEPRTFDMVALAQDPPLQDEPLVGGLVLAALLVGLAVKTPTFPFHTWLPPAHTDAPAVGSAVLAGVLLKMGTYGFVRIAMPMLPAAWRDWAWVVVAVGVVSVLHGALVALAQTDLKRMVAYTSVNHMGYVVLAVGAAGVVAGSDAEAREVAVTGAVVQMVSHGLITGALFLLAGTLHDRAGTYDLDAYGGLGTVAPRFAVLLSVGAFASLGLPGFSGFIAEFQVFAGSVATVPWTAVALLGILVTAALFLRALQRLLVGEVRGRSAGFRDLRPSEVWSVAPLLLLALVLGIVPRPLLDVVEPAAGAVVGLVGR from the coding sequence GTGCTCAGCGTCCTCGTCGTCCTGCCCCTCGTCGCCGCGGCGGTGCTCGCCGCGGCCCCCGCGCTGCCCGACCGGGCCGCGCGCCGGGGCTGGGTCGCCGTCAGCGGCGTCGAGGTGGCCCTCGTGGCGGCGCTCTGGCTCGGCTACGAGGACCCCGGCCCCCGGCGGCTGGCGCACGAGGAGCAGGTGCCGTGGATCCCGGGCGTGGGCAGCAGCTACCACGTCGGCGTCGACGGGCTGAGCCTGCCGCTGCTCGCGCTGACCTGCGTGGTGTTCGCCGCGTGCGCGGTGCACGCGCTGCGCGAGGAGCGCCGGCCCCGCGTGCAGGCGGCGCTCATGCTGTTCCTCCAGGCGACCTGCCTCGGGGTCTTCGCGGCCCAGGACCTCGTCCTGTTCTTCGTGTTCTTCGACCTGTCGATCGTCGGGATGGACTTCCTCATCGCCGGCTGGGGCCACGGCGACGCCGCCCGCTCGGCGCTGAAGTTCTTCCTCTACACGTTCCTGGGCTCGCTCGCCCTGCTGCTCGGGTTCATCGGCCTCTACGCCGCGTCCGAGCCGCGCACCTTCGACATGGTCGCGCTGGCGCAGGACCCCCCGCTGCAGGACGAGCCCCTGGTGGGCGGCCTCGTGCTCGCGGCACTGCTCGTCGGCCTGGCGGTCAAGACGCCCACGTTCCCCTTCCACACCTGGCTGCCGCCCGCCCACACCGACGCGCCGGCGGTGGGGTCGGCCGTGCTGGCGGGCGTGCTGCTCAAGATGGGCACGTACGGCTTCGTGCGCATCGCGATGCCGATGCTCCCGGCCGCCTGGCGCGACTGGGCGTGGGTCGTCGTGGCCGTGGGGGTCGTCTCGGTCCTGCACGGCGCCCTCGTCGCGCTCGCGCAGACCGACCTCAAGCGCATGGTCGCCTACACGTCCGTGAACCACATGGGCTACGTCGTCCTGGCCGTCGGCGCCGCGGGCGTCGTCGCGGGCTCGGACGCCGAGGCCCGCGAGGTGGCCGTGACGGGGGCGGTCGTGCAGATGGTGAGCCACGGCCTCATCACCGGCGCCCTCTTCCTGCTGGCCGGCACGCTGCACGACCGGGCGGGCACCTACGACCTCGACGCGTACGGGGGCCTCGGCACGGTCGCGCCGCGCTTCGCCGTGCTGCTGTCGGTGGGGGCCTTCGCCTCGCTCGGGCTGCCCGGCTTCAGCGGCTTCATCGCGGAGTTCCAGGTGTTCGCGGGCAGCGTCGCCACGGTGCCCTGGACCGCGGTCGCCCTGCTCGGGATCCTCGTGACCGCCGCGCTGTTCCTGCGGGCCCTGCAGCGCCTGCTCGTCGGCGAGGTGCGCGGGCGCTCGGCGGGCTTCCGCGACCTGCGCCCCTCCGAGGTGTGGTCGGTCGCCCCGCTGCTGCTCCTGGCCCTCGTCCTCGGCATCGTGCCGCGCCCGCTGCTCGACGTCGTGGAGCCCGCCGCCGGGGCCGTGGTCGGCCTCGTCGGGCGGTAG
- a CDS encoding NADH-quinone oxidoreductase subunit N, with amino-acid sequence MEPLALLPEALLLGGALAALLAGSFLPRERQWVARLVAAAALLASSVASAVALAGPARTVFEGTYAVDTATGAARLVVALATLLVLGLGVDELAGDRQESEAYCLLLLSALGAVVVAGADDLLVLAVGFLLASIPLYALVGLARTPAAAEAALKTYLLGALFGITMLLGVTVLYGATGTTSYALLGERLPGAPDAAVALGAVAVVGGLMFKAGGVPGHFWVPDAAQGAGVAAAAFATTVPKVGALVAVLRLVDVLAPVAGVRLLVGLLAAAGMVLGNLAALGQTDPRRLLGWSTVAQVGYLLVPVAVVGRSDLAVPSLLLYLAAYAVTNLAAFAVVAALPARRDLAAYRGLAGARPGLAAALLVALLGLLGTPPTAVFAGKLTTATAAWDGGEPWLAVVVVVTTLLSLGYHLRWFVPAYRAGEPPERADRGAFVPRPRAAAAAAVAAVASVALGVAAGLAWAVADGPLVR; translated from the coding sequence GTGGAGCCGCTCGCCCTGCTGCCCGAGGCGCTGCTCCTCGGCGGGGCGCTCGCCGCCCTCCTGGCCGGCTCCTTCCTGCCGCGGGAGCGGCAGTGGGTCGCCCGCCTCGTCGCGGCCGCCGCGCTCCTCGCGTCGTCGGTGGCGTCGGCTGTCGCCCTCGCCGGCCCCGCGCGGACGGTGTTCGAGGGGACGTACGCCGTCGACACCGCCACGGGAGCGGCCCGTCTCGTCGTGGCCCTCGCGACGCTCCTCGTGCTGGGCCTGGGGGTCGACGAGCTGGCGGGGGACCGGCAGGAGAGCGAGGCGTACTGCCTGCTCCTGCTCTCCGCGCTCGGGGCGGTCGTGGTCGCCGGCGCCGACGACCTGCTCGTCCTCGCCGTCGGCTTCCTCCTCGCGAGCATCCCGCTCTACGCGCTGGTCGGACTCGCCCGCACGCCCGCGGCGGCGGAGGCCGCGCTGAAGACGTACCTGCTCGGTGCCCTCTTCGGCATCACCATGCTCCTCGGGGTCACCGTCCTCTACGGCGCGACCGGCACCACCTCGTACGCCCTCCTCGGCGAGCGCTTGCCCGGTGCGCCGGACGCGGCGGTCGCGCTGGGCGCGGTCGCCGTCGTGGGTGGCCTCATGTTCAAGGCCGGCGGCGTGCCGGGCCACTTCTGGGTGCCCGACGCCGCGCAGGGCGCGGGGGTCGCGGCCGCGGCCTTCGCCACCACCGTGCCGAAGGTGGGCGCCCTCGTGGCCGTGCTCCGGCTCGTCGACGTGCTGGCGCCCGTGGCCGGCGTACGCCTCCTCGTCGGCCTCCTCGCCGCGGCCGGGATGGTGCTGGGGAACCTCGCGGCGCTCGGGCAGACCGACCCGCGCCGGCTGCTGGGCTGGTCGACCGTCGCCCAGGTCGGCTACCTGCTCGTCCCGGTCGCCGTGGTCGGCCGCTCGGACCTCGCCGTCCCGTCGCTGCTGCTCTACCTCGCCGCGTACGCCGTCACGAACCTCGCCGCCTTCGCGGTCGTCGCAGCGCTGCCCGCGCGGCGGGACCTCGCCGCGTACCGGGGCCTCGCCGGCGCGCGCCCTGGGCTGGCCGCGGCGCTGCTCGTCGCCCTGCTGGGTCTGCTCGGGACGCCGCCGACGGCGGTGTTCGCGGGGAAGCTCACGACGGCGACCGCGGCGTGGGACGGCGGCGAGCCCTGGCTCGCGGTCGTCGTGGTCGTCACCACGCTGCTCAGCCTCGGCTACCACCTGCGGTGGTTCGTCCCGGCGTACCGGGCGGGGGAGCCGCCGGAGCGCGCGGACCGCGGTGCCTTCGTCCCGCGGCCGCGGGCCGCGGCGGCCGCCGCCGTGGCGGCGGTGGCGAGCGTGGCGCTGGGGGTCGCGGCCGGCCTCGCCTGGGCCGTCGCCGACGGCCCGCTCGTGCGCTGA
- a CDS encoding DUF2254 domain-containing protein, with protein MLERVRRLARRFWVLPLVCTASAALLGLALARLDRSLDTSLTLPFLFAGGPEGARAVLSAVISSMISFTGLVFSITVVVLQLTSSQFSPRVLRSFLDDRSNQLALGVFVATFTYALVVLRSVRGTAQVDPFVPQLAVTTAFAFVLASVLVFLGYIHHIAQSIRAATIVERIGDETRALLERVHPADADPAAGLPLPPWPGRTVAAAAPGVVQEVDDAGLARLAGGCGATVVLRRAVGEFVPAGAPLLDVHGADEDALPAARLRAGVLLGKERSLQQDVGFGLRQLVDIAERALSPGVNDPTTAVQVVDQLHDLLRRLVSRHLRPRQRCTRDGALAVHVPGPALADHLALATEEIAHWGSDSPRVLRRLDVMLADLREAALPEHRDAVDAAVAARRSAAQDAPAPGPGDPSDTWLR; from the coding sequence GTGCTGGAGAGGGTGCGCCGGCTGGCCCGGCGCTTCTGGGTGCTCCCGCTGGTGTGCACGGCGTCCGCGGCGCTGCTGGGCCTCGCGCTGGCCCGGCTCGACCGCTCGCTCGACACCTCGCTGACGCTGCCGTTCCTCTTCGCCGGCGGGCCGGAGGGTGCCCGCGCCGTCCTGTCGGCCGTCATCTCGTCGATGATCTCGTTCACGGGCCTCGTCTTCTCGATCACGGTCGTCGTCCTGCAGCTCACGAGCAGCCAGTTCTCGCCCCGGGTGCTGCGCAGCTTCCTGGACGACCGCTCCAACCAGCTCGCGCTCGGCGTCTTCGTGGCGACCTTCACGTACGCCCTCGTCGTGCTCCGCTCGGTCCGGGGGACCGCGCAGGTCGACCCGTTCGTCCCCCAGCTCGCCGTCACGACCGCGTTCGCCTTCGTCCTCGCGAGCGTGCTCGTCTTCCTCGGCTACATCCACCACATCGCGCAGTCCATCCGGGCCGCCACCATCGTCGAGCGCATCGGCGACGAGACCCGCGCGCTGCTGGAGCGCGTGCACCCGGCCGACGCCGACCCCGCAGCGGGCCTGCCGCTGCCCCCGTGGCCGGGGCGCACGGTGGCGGCAGCGGCGCCGGGGGTGGTGCAGGAGGTCGACGACGCCGGGCTCGCCCGCCTCGCCGGCGGCTGCGGGGCTACGGTCGTCCTGCGGCGCGCCGTCGGCGAGTTCGTGCCGGCGGGGGCGCCGCTGCTCGACGTCCACGGCGCCGACGAGGACGCGCTGCCCGCCGCGCGGCTGCGGGCGGGCGTCCTGCTCGGCAAGGAGCGCAGCCTGCAGCAGGACGTGGGCTTCGGCCTGCGCCAGCTCGTCGACATCGCCGAGCGGGCGCTGTCGCCGGGCGTCAACGACCCCACCACCGCGGTGCAGGTCGTCGACCAGCTGCACGACCTCCTGCGCCGCCTGGTCAGCCGGCACCTGCGGCCGCGCCAGCGGTGCACGCGGGACGGCGCGCTCGCGGTCCACGTGCCCGGTCCGGCCCTCGCCGACCACCTGGCCCTGGCCACCGAGGAGATCGCCCACTGGGGCTCGGACTCCCCCCGCGTCCTGCGGCGGCTGGACGTCATGCTCGCGGACCTGCGGGAGGCCGCCCTGCCCGAGCACCGGGACGCCGTGGACGCGGCGGTGGCCGCGCGGCGGAGCGCGGCGCAGGACGCGCCGGCCCCGGGGCCCGGCGACCCGTCGGACACCTGGCTGCGCTGA
- a CDS encoding STAS domain-containing protein yields the protein MNVAVHDRGPVAVTVELDGELDLARVPELERVLERVRPVPPVLVVDLSDVTSADAAGAGFLGLLAGEAEARGTCLRVWGARPPVARVLRLLGLGGLLVGAAP from the coding sequence ATGAACGTCGCCGTCCACGACCGGGGACCGGTCGCCGTCACCGTCGAGCTCGACGGGGAGCTGGACCTCGCCCGGGTGCCCGAGCTCGAGCGGGTGCTGGAGCGGGTCCGGCCGGTCCCGCCGGTGCTCGTCGTCGACCTGTCCGACGTCACCTCCGCCGACGCGGCCGGCGCCGGCTTCCTCGGGCTCCTCGCGGGCGAGGCCGAGGCGCGGGGCACCTGCCTGCGCGTCTGGGGGGCGCGCCCCCCGGTGGCCCGCGTCCTGCGGCTCCTCGGGCTCGGCGGGCTCCTCGTCGGCGCGGCGCCCTGA
- a CDS encoding ChaB family protein, with protein MAGSKPHEEAEELRDEVPSTVARSDDKAVRTFAKTLESAEESYGPGERARRTAFASLKHTHEKVGDHWEPKDENGPSDPQAAKSAPESRDAPRESAQGVDAAASKAHLLEVAEKVGVEHTSRMTKDDLVEAIQKANARATAKARRG; from the coding sequence ATGGCCGGCAGCAAGCCGCACGAGGAGGCCGAGGAGCTGCGCGACGAGGTGCCCTCGACCGTGGCGCGGTCCGACGACAAGGCCGTGCGCACGTTCGCCAAGACGCTCGAGTCGGCGGAGGAGTCGTACGGGCCGGGCGAGCGCGCCCGGCGGACCGCCTTCGCCTCGCTGAAGCACACGCACGAGAAGGTCGGCGACCACTGGGAGCCGAAGGACGAGAACGGGCCGTCCGACCCTCAGGCGGCGAAGAGCGCGCCGGAGTCGCGCGACGCCCCGCGGGAGAGCGCGCAGGGCGTCGACGCGGCGGCGAGCAAGGCGCACCTGCTCGAGGTGGCGGAGAAGGTGGGCGTGGAGCACACGAGCCGGATGACCAAGGACGACCTCGTCGAGGCGATCCAGAAGGCGAACGCCCGCGCCACGGCGAAGGCGCGCCGGGGCTGA